From one Micromonospora siamensis genomic stretch:
- a CDS encoding arginine repressor produces MTAPLNRAARHARIVELIRDQAIHSQTELADLLAGDGIQVTQATLSRDLKELGAVTARGGDGRGVYLIPEDGHRPLRDAEAAPARLVRLLRELLNGVDASGNIAVLRTPPGAAHYLASALDRAGLPQIVGTIAGDDTILVVARAADGGAALGDQLAGWARREDNVEGSTTP; encoded by the coding sequence ATGACCGCCCCGCTGAACCGTGCCGCCCGGCACGCCCGCATCGTCGAGCTGATCCGCGACCAGGCGATCCACTCCCAGACCGAGCTGGCCGACCTGCTCGCCGGTGACGGCATCCAGGTCACCCAGGCCACCCTGTCCCGGGACCTCAAGGAGCTGGGCGCGGTCACCGCGCGCGGCGGCGACGGGCGGGGCGTCTACCTGATCCCCGAGGACGGCCACCGGCCGCTGCGTGACGCCGAGGCCGCCCCGGCCCGGCTGGTGCGGCTGCTGCGCGAGCTGCTCAACGGGGTCGACGCGAGCGGCAACATCGCCGTGTTGCGTACCCCGCCGGGCGCAGCCCACTACCTGGCCAGCGCGTTGGACCGGGCGGGCCTGCCCCAGATCGTCGGCACCATCGCCGGCGACGACACCATCCTCGTCGTGGCCCGCGCGGCCGACGGCGGGGCCGCGCTCGGCGACCAGCTCGCCGGGTGGGCCCGCCGGGAAGACAACGTTGAAGGGAGCACCACACCATGA
- a CDS encoding argininosuccinate synthase, producing MTERVVLAYSGGLDTSVAIPYLAEQTGAEIIAVAVDVGQGGEDLNAIRQRALDCGAVESEVVDARDEFAADYCLPAIRANALYMDRYPLVSALSRPLIVKHLVAAARKHGGTIVSHGCTGKGNDQVRFEVGLGALAPDLKIVAPARDFAWTRDKAIAFAEEKGLPIDVSAKSPYSIDQNLWGRAVETGFLEDIWNSPIEDLYSYTSDPAQERDADEVVITFDAGVPVAVDGETVTPYQAILELNRRAGAQGVGRLDMVEDRLVGIKSREVYEAPGAIALITAHQELEAVTVERDLARFKRGVDQRWGELVYDGLWFSPLKDSLDAFIDDAQRHVTGEVRLTLHGGRATVTGRRSEASLYDFGMATYDTGDTFDQSLAKGFVQLWGLPSKMAAARDARLGGS from the coding sequence ATGACCGAGCGGGTCGTTCTCGCCTACTCCGGGGGTCTCGACACCTCCGTGGCCATTCCGTACCTCGCCGAGCAGACCGGCGCCGAGATCATCGCGGTGGCGGTCGACGTCGGGCAGGGCGGCGAGGACCTGAACGCCATCCGGCAGCGGGCGCTGGACTGCGGCGCCGTCGAGTCCGAGGTGGTGGACGCGCGCGACGAGTTCGCCGCCGACTACTGCCTCCCGGCGATCCGGGCCAACGCCCTCTACATGGACCGCTACCCGCTGGTCTCCGCGCTGTCCCGGCCGCTGATCGTCAAGCACCTGGTGGCCGCGGCCCGCAAGCACGGCGGCACCATCGTGTCGCACGGCTGCACCGGCAAGGGCAACGACCAGGTCCGCTTCGAGGTCGGCCTGGGCGCGCTCGCGCCCGACCTGAAGATCGTCGCCCCGGCCCGGGACTTCGCCTGGACCCGGGACAAGGCGATCGCCTTCGCCGAGGAGAAGGGCCTGCCGATCGACGTGTCGGCGAAGTCGCCGTACTCGATCGACCAGAACCTGTGGGGCCGCGCGGTGGAGACCGGCTTCCTGGAGGACATCTGGAACTCGCCCATCGAGGACCTGTACTCGTACACCTCCGACCCGGCGCAGGAGCGCGACGCCGACGAGGTCGTGATCACCTTCGACGCCGGCGTGCCGGTCGCGGTGGACGGCGAGACGGTCACCCCGTACCAGGCGATCCTGGAGCTGAACCGGCGTGCCGGCGCCCAGGGCGTCGGCCGGCTCGACATGGTCGAGGACCGGCTGGTCGGCATCAAGAGCCGCGAGGTGTACGAGGCCCCCGGCGCGATCGCCCTGATCACCGCCCACCAGGAGCTGGAGGCGGTGACCGTGGAGCGGGACCTGGCCCGGTTCAAGCGCGGCGTGGACCAGCGCTGGGGCGAGCTGGTCTACGACGGCCTCTGGTTCTCCCCGCTCAAGGACTCGCTGGACGCGTTCATCGACGACGCCCAGCGGCACGTCACCGGCGAGGTGCGGCTGACCCTGCACGGCGGGCGGGCCACCGTCACCGGCCGGCGCTCCGAGGCCAGCCTCTACGACTTCGGCATGGCCACCTACGACACCGGGGACACCTTCGACCAGTCCCTGGCCAAGGGTTTCGTGCAGCTGTGGGGCCTGCCCAGCAAGATGGCCGCCGCGCGGGACGCCCGGCTGGGTGGCTCCTGA
- a CDS encoding MMPL family transporter, translating into MLRERKSTLHPPPDAGPRPLTERLVTWSVRHRARAMAGWLALVAAAVLAGVLVTGDGAPPVDPGEAGTARRVLDAQGGYEPIQENVLVRATDPAGPPAATDPTVRAAVADLVRTLRALPAGGVTVADPLDAPDRVSADRRALLVGFAVDGGLDERLVRYDAATAAVGDVARRHPGVRLAQAGDRSLAQAVDQGVKGDFALAHQLSLPLTVLILLVVFGSLVVAAVPLLLTLTAVAATLGLLQVVDQWLPINSVTAPMVLLIGMAVGVDYCLFNLRRLREERAAGHDLGTALAITARTSGRVVLVSGATVMVCLCGLLLTGISAYRGATLGIVLVVGATVLASVTALPALLALLGDRVDRLRVPWPGRRRTATAPSRFWTAVAVRVVRRPLLWTLAGAALLVTLALPALRMHPQDAAVVDSLPRTVPTVDAAVRMQRDFPGAAAPARVVLWRPDGAAVAGRPEVDAAVTDLRARIAGGVPGLAGPVTVATVDRALVVRVPLAGSGTDRASERALATLRGEVLPATVGRVDGVEHAVMGRTAFAHDFTERMTGRAPLVVGAVLLLAFALLTVTFRTLAVPLVSIALNLLSIGAAYGVLTWAFQDGHLAGPLGFTPYGGVVGWLPLFMFVLLFGLSMDYHLFVLSRIRERWAAGAAPGPAIVAGVGRGAGVVSSAATVMVAVFAVFLTLSAIEYKMLGLGMAVAVLVDATLVRGVLLPAALALCGDRAWGRRPAGPQWTSTTPMLATGAPNTAPEREENR; encoded by the coding sequence ATGCTGCGCGAACGCAAATCGACGCTCCACCCACCGCCGGACGCCGGACCCAGGCCACTCACCGAACGGCTGGTCACCTGGTCGGTGCGGCACCGGGCCCGGGCGATGGCCGGCTGGCTGGCCCTGGTCGCGGCGGCCGTGCTCGCCGGCGTCCTGGTCACCGGCGACGGCGCGCCGCCGGTGGACCCCGGCGAGGCCGGCACGGCACGCCGGGTGCTGGACGCCCAGGGCGGCTACGAACCGATCCAGGAGAACGTGCTGGTCCGGGCCACCGACCCCGCCGGACCACCGGCCGCCACCGACCCGACGGTACGAGCGGCAGTGGCCGACCTGGTCCGGACGCTGCGCGCCCTTCCCGCGGGCGGGGTGACCGTCGCCGACCCCCTCGACGCCCCCGACCGGGTCTCCGCCGACCGTCGCGCGCTGCTGGTCGGCTTCGCCGTCGACGGCGGGCTCGACGAGCGGCTGGTCCGTTACGACGCCGCCACCGCCGCCGTCGGCGACGTCGCCCGCCGGCATCCGGGCGTACGCCTGGCGCAGGCCGGCGACCGCAGCCTCGCCCAGGCTGTCGACCAGGGCGTCAAGGGGGACTTCGCCCTCGCCCACCAGTTGTCGCTGCCGCTGACGGTGCTGATCCTGCTGGTCGTCTTCGGCTCGCTGGTGGTCGCCGCGGTGCCGTTGCTGCTCACCCTGACCGCGGTCGCCGCGACGCTGGGCCTGCTCCAGGTGGTCGACCAGTGGTTGCCGATCAACAGCGTGACCGCGCCGATGGTGCTGCTGATCGGCATGGCGGTCGGCGTCGACTACTGCCTGTTCAACCTGCGTCGGCTGCGGGAGGAACGGGCCGCCGGACACGACCTGGGCACCGCCCTGGCGATCACCGCGCGAACCTCGGGGCGGGTGGTGCTGGTCTCCGGGGCGACCGTGATGGTGTGCCTGTGCGGGCTGCTGCTGACCGGCATCTCGGCGTACCGGGGTGCGACGCTCGGCATCGTGCTGGTGGTGGGCGCCACCGTGCTCGCCTCGGTGACCGCCCTGCCGGCCCTGCTGGCGCTGCTCGGCGACCGGGTGGACCGGCTGCGGGTGCCCTGGCCGGGCCGGCGGCGCACCGCCACCGCCCCGTCCCGGTTCTGGACGGCGGTGGCCGTCCGGGTGGTCCGCCGCCCGCTGCTGTGGACGCTCGCCGGGGCCGCGCTGCTGGTCACGCTGGCCCTGCCGGCGCTGCGGATGCACCCGCAGGACGCGGCCGTGGTGGACAGCCTGCCCCGCACCGTGCCGACCGTCGACGCCGCCGTACGCATGCAGCGGGACTTCCCCGGCGCCGCCGCGCCGGCCCGGGTGGTGCTGTGGCGCCCGGACGGCGCAGCGGTCGCCGGTCGACCCGAGGTCGACGCCGCCGTGACCGACCTGCGGGCGCGGATCGCCGGCGGCGTTCCCGGGCTGGCCGGCCCGGTCACCGTGGCCACCGTCGACCGGGCGCTGGTGGTACGGGTGCCGCTGGCCGGCTCGGGCACCGACCGGGCGTCGGAACGGGCGCTGGCCACGCTGCGCGGCGAGGTGCTGCCCGCCACCGTCGGCCGGGTGGACGGGGTCGAGCACGCGGTCATGGGTCGGACGGCGTTCGCCCACGACTTCACCGAGCGGATGACCGGGCGGGCGCCCCTGGTGGTCGGCGCGGTGCTGCTGCTGGCCTTCGCGCTGCTCACCGTCACCTTCCGGACCCTGGCGGTGCCGCTGGTGTCCATCGCGCTGAACCTGCTGTCGATCGGCGCCGCCTACGGGGTGCTCACCTGGGCGTTCCAGGACGGGCACCTGGCCGGCCCGCTGGGCTTCACCCCGTACGGCGGGGTGGTCGGCTGGCTGCCGCTGTTCATGTTCGTCCTGCTCTTCGGGCTGAGCATGGACTACCACCTGTTCGTGCTCAGCCGGATCCGGGAACGCTGGGCGGCCGGCGCGGCCCCCGGCCCCGCCATCGTGGCCGGTGTGGGACGCGGCGCGGGCGTGGTCAGCAGCGCGGCCACCGTGATGGTCGCCGTCTTCGCGGTCTTCCTCACCCTGAGCGCGATCGAGTACAAGATGCTCGGCCTGGGGATGGCGGTGGCGGTGCTGGTCGACGCCACCCTGGTCCGCGGGGTGCTGCTGCCGGCGGCGCTGGCGCTCTGCGGCGACCGGGCCTGGGGTCGCCGGCCGGCCGGGCCACAGTGGACGTCGACCACCCCTATGCTCGCCACCGGTGCGCCGAACACGGCGCCGGAGCGCGAGGAGAACAGGTGA
- a CDS encoding phospholipase D-like domain-containing protein produces the protein MRRLIGAVLAAVLLTTTAWSGPAAAVTPVTGAIFNNPTVAGSERVIVDHIVSLIDGTPSGAEISVAMYAFDEQPVADALIRAARQRGVRVRVVLDATYRTRTPALALASATTGLGTDTTAGSWLKVCATDLACVSGAPASVNPINHNKFYLFSSTGGASKVLVQSSANLTSLNTGSYWNNAVTIVNNGPIYDAYRAYFGDLAKALHNDSDYYRMTSSDPVKSYFFPRAGATADTDTIVEVLNNVTCPGNDPGYGTVDGYTKIRIAAWKITREAIADKLRALANANCWVDIVYGTLSSGSASALAHPRIKTYQLNKADGELVHSKYLLIEGTYAGRVNTKWVFTGSHNYDDSSLRENDEAMLRINSSAIHDQYRSNFWAMRDSAQL, from the coding sequence GTGAGACGTCTCATCGGTGCGGTACTGGCCGCCGTCCTGCTGACCACCACCGCCTGGAGCGGCCCGGCCGCGGCGGTCACGCCGGTCACCGGGGCGATCTTCAACAACCCGACGGTGGCGGGCAGCGAGCGGGTCATCGTCGACCACATCGTCTCGCTGATCGACGGCACCCCGTCCGGCGCGGAGATCAGCGTCGCCATGTACGCCTTCGACGAGCAGCCGGTGGCCGACGCGCTGATCCGGGCCGCCCGGCAGCGGGGCGTCCGGGTGCGGGTGGTGCTGGACGCCACCTACCGCACCCGGACGCCGGCCCTGGCGCTGGCCAGCGCGACGACCGGCCTGGGCACCGACACCACGGCCGGCTCGTGGCTGAAGGTCTGCGCCACCGACCTGGCCTGCGTCTCGGGCGCGCCGGCCAGCGTCAACCCGATCAACCACAACAAGTTCTACCTGTTCTCGTCCACCGGCGGCGCGTCGAAGGTGCTGGTGCAGTCCTCGGCGAACCTGACCTCGCTGAACACCGGCAGCTACTGGAACAACGCGGTGACCATCGTGAACAACGGGCCGATCTACGACGCCTACCGGGCGTACTTCGGGGACCTGGCCAAGGCGCTGCACAACGACAGCGACTACTACCGGATGACCTCGTCGGACCCGGTGAAGTCGTACTTCTTCCCGCGCGCCGGCGCCACCGCGGACACCGACACCATCGTGGAGGTGCTGAACAACGTGACCTGCCCGGGCAACGACCCCGGTTACGGCACGGTAGACGGATACACCAAGATCCGCATCGCGGCGTGGAAGATCACCCGCGAGGCGATCGCCGACAAGCTCCGCGCGCTGGCCAACGCCAACTGCTGGGTGGACATCGTCTACGGCACCCTAAGCAGCGGCAGCGCCTCCGCGCTTGCCCACCCGCGGATCAAGACGTACCAGCTCAACAAGGCCGACGGCGAGCTGGTCCACTCGAAGTACCTGCTGATCGAGGGGACGTACGCGGGCCGGGTGAACACCAAGTGGGTCTTCACCGGCAGCCACAACTACGACGACTCGTCGCTGCGGGAGAACGACGAGGCGATGCTGCGGATCAACTCCTCGGCCATCCACGACCAGTACCGGAGCAACTTCTGGGCGATGCGCGACTCCGCCCAGCTCTGA
- a CDS encoding acetylornithine transaminase, protein MSGLVERWGATMMDNYGTPPLALVAGSGAVVTDEAGREYVDLLGGIAVNALGHAHPAVVAAVSKQVATLGHVSNLFVAEPPVALAELLLALAGRPGRVFFANSGAEANEAAFKLSRLTGRSHVVAATGGFHGRTMGALALTGQPAKADPFRPLPGEVTHVPYGDVAALEAAVTDATAMVILEPIQGENGVVVPPAGYLAQARRITAAHGALLVLDEVQTGVGRTGHWFAHQAEGVEPDIVTLAKGLGGGLPIGACLAFGQAADLLGPGSHGTTFGGNPVSCAAALAVIATIANEGLLDHVKRVGERLRRGVEALDHPLVAGVRGAGLLLGVVLTAPAATPVANALREAGFLVNPVQPDVVRLAPPLILTAGQADAFLAALPAALDAATPADLAPAAAPTTMETSA, encoded by the coding sequence ATGAGCGGCCTGGTGGAGCGCTGGGGCGCGACCATGATGGACAACTACGGCACCCCGCCGCTGGCGCTGGTCGCGGGCTCCGGCGCCGTGGTCACCGACGAGGCCGGCCGGGAGTACGTCGACCTGCTCGGTGGCATCGCCGTCAACGCCCTCGGCCACGCCCACCCCGCCGTGGTGGCCGCCGTGTCGAAGCAGGTCGCCACCCTCGGGCACGTCTCCAACCTCTTCGTCGCCGAGCCGCCGGTGGCCCTGGCGGAGCTGCTGCTGGCCCTGGCCGGCCGGCCCGGCCGGGTGTTCTTCGCCAACTCCGGCGCGGAGGCCAACGAGGCGGCGTTCAAACTCTCCCGACTCACCGGCCGCAGCCACGTGGTCGCCGCCACCGGCGGTTTCCACGGCCGCACCATGGGTGCCCTGGCGCTCACCGGCCAGCCGGCCAAGGCCGACCCGTTCCGCCCGCTGCCCGGCGAGGTCACCCACGTCCCGTACGGCGACGTCGCCGCGCTGGAGGCGGCGGTCACCGACGCCACCGCGATGGTGATCCTGGAGCCGATCCAGGGCGAGAACGGCGTGGTCGTCCCGCCGGCCGGCTACCTGGCGCAGGCCCGCCGGATCACCGCCGCGCACGGCGCGCTGCTGGTCCTCGACGAGGTGCAGACCGGGGTGGGCCGCACCGGCCACTGGTTCGCCCACCAGGCCGAGGGCGTGGAGCCGGACATCGTCACCCTGGCCAAGGGGCTCGGTGGCGGCCTGCCGATCGGCGCCTGCCTGGCCTTCGGCCAGGCGGCCGACCTGCTCGGCCCCGGCTCGCACGGCACCACCTTCGGCGGCAACCCGGTCAGCTGCGCCGCCGCCCTCGCCGTCATCGCCACCATCGCCAACGAGGGGCTGCTCGACCACGTCAAGCGGGTTGGGGAGCGGCTGCGCCGGGGCGTCGAGGCGCTCGACCACCCACTGGTCGCCGGCGTACGCGGCGCCGGGCTGCTGCTCGGCGTCGTGCTCACCGCCCCGGCCGCGACCCCGGTGGCGAACGCCCTGCGCGAGGCGGGTTTCCTGGTCAACCCGGTGCAGCCGGACGTGGTGCGGCTCGCCCCGCCGCTGATCCTCACCGCCGGGCAGGCCGACGCCTTCCTCGCCGCCCTCCCGGCGGCCCTCGACGCCGCCACGCCGGCCGACCTCGCCCCGGCCGCCGCCCCGACGACGATGGAGACGAGCGCGTGA
- a CDS encoding MmcQ/YjbR family DNA-binding protein gives MRREELLAYCLGKPGAWLDRPWEADEVVKVGSKIFAFLGAPDSQPRVWAKCGPDRVVADEWLHRFPGEATAAPYLGRYGWNALRLDGSIPDEDLLDAVDGSYDAVLARLPRRERP, from the coding sequence ATGAGGCGCGAGGAACTGCTGGCGTACTGCCTGGGCAAGCCGGGGGCCTGGCTGGACCGGCCCTGGGAGGCCGACGAGGTGGTGAAGGTCGGTAGCAAGATCTTCGCCTTCCTCGGCGCACCCGACAGCCAGCCCCGGGTCTGGGCCAAGTGCGGGCCCGACCGGGTGGTGGCCGACGAGTGGCTGCACCGGTTCCCGGGCGAGGCCACCGCTGCCCCCTACCTCGGGCGGTACGGCTGGAACGCGCTGCGGCTGGACGGGTCGATCCCCGACGAGGACCTGCTCGACGCGGTCGACGGCTCGTACGACGCGGTGCTGGCCCGGTTGCCGCGCCGCGAGCGACCCTGA
- a CDS encoding ArsR/SmtB family transcription factor encodes MSAEPTGDELLAVLGTLANPHRLRVIAALTRERTYVSRLARDLGISRALLQLHLRKLEAAGLVTAQLELSPDGKAMKFYEVTPFAYRLTPQAIAAAAPTLSSDDAEKGTR; translated from the coding sequence GTGAGTGCCGAGCCGACGGGTGACGAACTGCTGGCGGTGCTCGGCACGCTCGCCAATCCGCACCGGCTGCGGGTGATCGCCGCGCTCACCCGCGAGCGCACCTACGTCAGCCGGCTCGCCCGCGACCTCGGGATCAGTCGGGCGCTGCTCCAGCTGCACCTGCGCAAGCTGGAGGCGGCCGGCCTGGTCACCGCCCAGCTCGAACTCTCCCCCGACGGCAAGGCGATGAAGTTCTATGAGGTCACCCCGTTCGCCTACCGGCTCACCCCGCAGGCCATCGCGGCGGCGGCCCCCACCCTGAGCAGCGACGACGCAGAGAAAGGCACCCGATGA
- the argF gene encoding ornithine carbamoyltransferase: protein MIRHFLRDDDLTPAEQSSVLDLAARMKADRFAYQPLAGPRSVAVLFDKQSLRTRFSFDVGIAELGGHPLVVDTQVTHFGRGETLGDAGRVLSRYVAAIVLRTHGDDRIAEVAAHATVPVVNALTDAYHPCQLLADLLTVRERFGATAGRTLAYVGDAANNMAHSYLLAGATAGMHVRVAGPAGFQPDPEIVARAEKIAGGTGGSVRTLTDPVEAVRGADVVATDTWTSMGQESDGLDRLTPFRPYQVDAALLGHARPTAIVLHCLPAHRGEEITDEVLDGARSAVFDQAENRLHAQKALLTFLLEASTP, encoded by the coding sequence GTGATCCGGCACTTCCTGCGCGACGACGACCTCACCCCGGCCGAGCAGTCGAGCGTGCTCGACCTGGCCGCCCGGATGAAGGCGGACCGGTTCGCGTACCAGCCGTTGGCCGGGCCACGGTCGGTGGCGGTGCTCTTCGACAAGCAGAGCCTGCGCACCCGGTTCTCGTTCGACGTGGGCATCGCCGAGCTCGGCGGCCATCCGCTGGTGGTCGACACCCAGGTCACCCACTTCGGGCGGGGGGAGACCCTCGGCGACGCCGGCCGGGTGCTGTCCCGCTACGTCGCCGCGATCGTGCTGCGCACCCACGGCGACGACCGGATCGCCGAGGTCGCCGCGCACGCGACCGTGCCGGTGGTCAACGCGCTCACCGACGCGTACCACCCGTGCCAGCTCCTGGCCGACCTGCTCACCGTCCGGGAGCGGTTCGGCGCCACCGCCGGGCGGACCCTCGCGTACGTCGGGGACGCGGCGAACAACATGGCCCACTCGTACCTGCTGGCCGGGGCGACCGCGGGCATGCACGTCCGGGTCGCCGGGCCGGCCGGCTTCCAGCCCGACCCGGAGATCGTCGCCCGGGCCGAGAAGATCGCCGGCGGCACCGGTGGCTCGGTGCGGACGCTCACCGACCCGGTCGAGGCGGTCCGGGGCGCCGACGTGGTGGCCACCGACACCTGGACCTCGATGGGGCAGGAGTCCGACGGGCTGGACCGGCTCACCCCGTTCCGGCCGTACCAGGTGGACGCCGCGCTGCTCGGTCACGCCCGGCCGACGGCGATCGTGCTGCACTGCCTGCCCGCCCACCGGGGCGAGGAGATCACCGACGAGGTGCTCGACGGGGCGCGGAGCGCCGTGTTCGACCAGGCGGAGAATCGCCTGCACGCCCAGAAGGCGCTGCTGACGTTTCTCCTGGAGGCATCCACCCCATGA
- the argH gene encoding argininosuccinate lyase, which yields MGGVDDKSLTENSAATNRTSLWGGRFAGGPAEALARLSVSVQFDWRLAPYDIAGSRAHARVLAGAGLLDPEELGKILAALDDLEAACASGQFRPTVDDEDVHTALERGLLERLGSLGGKLRAGRSRNDQVATDLRLYLRDHARGVAARLVELAEALVEQAERHVDTAAPGMTHLQHAQPVTFGHWLLAHVQPLLRDLERLRDWDHRTAVSPLGAGALAGSGLPLDPVAVARELGFRTSFANSMDAVADRDFVAEFLFTTAMVGVHLSRLGEEVVLWTSHEFGWVELDDSFATGSSIMPQKKNADIAELARGKSGRLVGGLMSVLTMLKGLPMTYDRDMQEDKEPAFDAVDTLELLLPALAGMISTMTVRVDRLVAAAPVGFSLATEVADWLVRKGVPFRDAHEITGKLVALCVARECALDEVSDEDLAAVSEHLDPSVRDVLSVRSALAARTTPGSTGPGPVAEQLAAAADKLAGWREWAAERVVPR from the coding sequence ATGGGCGGCGTGGACGACAAGAGCCTGACCGAGAACAGCGCCGCCACCAACCGGACGAGCCTGTGGGGTGGCCGGTTCGCCGGCGGCCCCGCCGAGGCCCTGGCCCGACTGTCGGTGAGTGTCCAGTTCGACTGGCGCCTCGCCCCGTACGACATCGCCGGGTCCCGGGCGCACGCCCGGGTCCTCGCCGGCGCCGGCCTGCTCGACCCGGAGGAACTCGGGAAGATCCTGGCGGCGCTGGACGACCTGGAGGCGGCCTGCGCCTCCGGGCAGTTCCGCCCCACCGTGGACGACGAGGACGTGCACACCGCCCTGGAGCGGGGCCTGCTCGAGCGCCTGGGCAGCCTCGGCGGCAAGCTGCGCGCCGGCCGGTCCCGTAACGACCAGGTCGCCACCGACCTGCGGCTCTATCTGCGCGACCACGCCCGGGGCGTGGCCGCCCGGCTGGTCGAGCTGGCCGAGGCGCTGGTCGAGCAGGCCGAGCGGCACGTGGACACGGCCGCGCCCGGGATGACCCACCTCCAGCACGCCCAGCCGGTCACCTTCGGGCACTGGCTGCTGGCCCACGTGCAGCCGCTGCTGCGCGACCTGGAACGGCTGCGGGACTGGGACCACCGGACGGCGGTCAGCCCGCTCGGCGCGGGCGCGCTGGCCGGCTCCGGGCTGCCGCTGGACCCGGTGGCGGTGGCCCGGGAGCTGGGCTTCCGGACCTCGTTCGCCAACTCGATGGACGCGGTCGCCGACCGGGACTTCGTCGCCGAGTTCCTCTTCACCACCGCCATGGTCGGGGTGCACCTGTCCCGCCTCGGCGAGGAGGTGGTGCTCTGGACCTCGCACGAGTTCGGCTGGGTGGAGCTGGACGACTCGTTCGCCACCGGGTCGTCGATCATGCCGCAGAAGAAGAACGCGGACATCGCCGAGCTGGCCCGGGGCAAGTCCGGCCGGCTGGTCGGCGGGCTGATGAGCGTGCTCACCATGCTCAAGGGTCTGCCGATGACCTACGACCGGGACATGCAGGAGGACAAGGAGCCGGCCTTCGACGCGGTCGACACCCTGGAACTGCTGCTGCCGGCCCTGGCCGGGATGATCTCCACGATGACGGTACGGGTGGACCGGCTGGTCGCCGCCGCGCCGGTCGGCTTCTCCCTCGCCACCGAGGTCGCCGACTGGCTGGTCCGCAAGGGCGTGCCGTTCCGCGACGCGCACGAGATCACCGGGAAGCTGGTGGCGCTCTGCGTGGCCCGGGAGTGCGCCCTCGACGAGGTCTCCGACGAGGACCTGGCCGCGGTCAGCGAGCACCTCGACCCGTCGGTGCGCGACGTGCTCTCGGTGCGGTCGGCGCTGGCGGCCCGCACCACCCCGGGCTCGACCGGCCCGGGGCCGGTGGCCGAGCAGTTGGCCGCCGCCGCGGACAAGCTGGCCGGCTGGCGGGAGTGGGCCGCCGAGCGGGTCGTACCCCGCTAG